One genomic window of Mogibacterium diversum includes the following:
- a CDS encoding amino acid ABC transporter permease: MDAYITGFLVSCKGIPATVFVSVLSVAIGSVVGLLIALMRTSKNRFLSGISKLYVDIVRGTPMLVQALIFAYGIPEFIQTHLFYFKWANLIIPAIIVCGLNSAAYMSEVIRSGIQAVDKGQMEAARSLGMSKTMAMRLIIIPQAVKIILPAVGNEFVTLIKETSVLSYVGVHEILRKGTLLSAATFEAFPAYIGVALAYLLLTLPLSKLIAVLERRGKGSEKKIGEEKNKPVLEGGAA, encoded by the coding sequence ATGGATGCTTATATCACAGGTTTTCTAGTTTCATGTAAGGGAATCCCCGCAACAGTATTTGTAAGTGTATTATCAGTTGCCATAGGATCGGTAGTCGGACTGCTGATTGCTCTCATGAGAACATCAAAGAATAGATTTTTAAGTGGAATCTCAAAGCTATATGTCGATATAGTCAGAGGTACTCCTATGCTCGTGCAGGCACTCATATTTGCCTATGGAATACCGGAGTTCATACAAACACATCTGTTTTACTTCAAATGGGCAAACCTAATCATACCTGCTATAATCGTTTGTGGGCTTAATAGTGCAGCATATATGTCTGAGGTAATTCGCAGCGGAATCCAGGCTGTGGATAAAGGACAAATGGAAGCAGCGAGGTCGCTCGGTATGAGTAAGACTATGGCTATGAGACTTATAATCATTCCGCAGGCTGTTAAGATTATACTTCCAGCGGTTGGAAATGAATTTGTAACACTTATCAAGGAGACATCTGTTCTGAGTTATGTAGGAGTACATGAGATTTTGCGTAAGGGTACACTGCTTAGTGCAGCAACATTTGAAGCATTTCCGGCATACATAGGCGTAGCATTAGCTTATCTGCTACTAACACTGCCTCTTTCTAAGCTAATCGCTGTTCTTGAGCGACGTGGCAAGGGGAGTGAGAAGAAGATAGGGGAAGAGAAAAACAAACCAGTGCTCGAGGGAGGAGCAGCATAA
- a CDS encoding amino acid ABC transporter ATP-binding protein: protein MIEIKKLYKSYGDNEVLKGIDQTVSEAEVLCIVGPSGSGKSTMLRCINLLEVPTSGEVYIDGELVTSQNINEIRTKMGMVFQNFNLFPHMTVLENVTCAPINVKGVSKADAEAKAMELLTRVGLDNKANAYPRSLSGGQQQRVAIARALAMDPEIMLFDEPTSALDPEMVGEVLDVMKDLAKEGLAMIVVTHEMGFAKEVADKVIFMDEGVIVEQGTPEEVLVNPSEERTKNFLSKVLS, encoded by the coding sequence ATGATAGAGATTAAGAAGCTATATAAATCATATGGAGATAATGAAGTGCTTAAGGGCATCGATCAGACAGTAAGCGAGGCGGAGGTGCTCTGCATAGTAGGACCTTCAGGCTCTGGAAAATCCACGATGCTTAGATGCATCAATTTACTTGAAGTTCCTACATCCGGAGAAGTATACATCGATGGGGAACTAGTGACGAGCCAGAATATCAATGAAATCAGAACTAAGATGGGGATGGTGTTTCAGAACTTCAACCTCTTCCCGCATATGACAGTACTCGAGAACGTAACCTGTGCACCTATCAACGTTAAAGGTGTGAGCAAGGCTGATGCTGAAGCAAAAGCCATGGAGCTTCTTACGCGAGTTGGTCTTGATAACAAAGCTAATGCCTATCCACGTTCGCTATCAGGAGGTCAGCAGCAACGTGTTGCGATAGCTAGAGCTCTAGCTATGGATCCTGAGATAATGCTCTTTGACGAGCCTACATCTGCACTTGATCCTGAGATGGTGGGAGAGGTTCTAGATGTAATGAAGGACTTAGCCAAGGAAGGGTTGGCGATGATTGTGGTCACTCACGAGATGGGGTTTGCCAAGGAGGTAGCTGATAAGGTCATATTCATGGATGAGGGCGTTATCGTCGAGCAGGGAACACCCGAAGAGGTTCTCGTAAATCCGTCAGAGGAGAGAACGAAGAACTTCCTATCCAAGGTTTTAAGTTAA
- the ftsE gene encoding cell division ATP-binding protein FtsE: MIEFKNVTKHYGNNVGLENATVRIEKGDFVFLVGPSGAGKTTFVRLILNEISTDKGTIVVAGKDITRLSRREIPELRQKIGMVFQDFRLLEKKTVYENVAFAMEVVHAKRKDIRRQVPYVLDLVGILDKQDRYPNELSAGEQQRVGIARAIVNNPRVLIADEPTGNLDPITAMEIMEILDKINLRGTTILMVTHAKDIVDQMNKRVVAIEDGHIVRDEQGQYGFYNEEEYYDYDEGVDKYVF; this comes from the coding sequence ATGATCGAATTTAAGAATGTTACTAAACATTATGGCAACAACGTAGGACTAGAGAACGCAACTGTTCGCATTGAGAAAGGCGATTTCGTCTTCCTCGTTGGACCGAGTGGTGCGGGTAAGACAACCTTTGTAAGGCTGATACTTAATGAAATTAGCACAGATAAGGGAACCATTGTAGTTGCCGGTAAGGATATAACAAGACTGTCCAGAAGGGAGATCCCAGAACTGAGGCAGAAGATTGGAATGGTGTTCCAGGATTTCAGACTTCTTGAAAAGAAGACTGTGTATGAAAATGTCGCTTTCGCTATGGAAGTAGTACATGCTAAGCGCAAGGATATCAGGAGACAGGTCCCATACGTGCTTGACCTAGTCGGCATTCTCGATAAGCAGGACAGATATCCTAATGAGCTCAGTGCTGGTGAGCAGCAGCGTGTCGGTATCGCTAGAGCGATTGTCAATAATCCGAGAGTCCTTATCGCCGACGAGCCAACTGGAAATCTTGACCCTATTACGGCCATGGAAATTATGGAAATCCTGGATAAGATTAATCTTCGTGGCACCACAATCCTCATGGTTACACATGCGAAGGACATCGTTGACCAGATGAATAAGCGTGTAGTAGCGATTGAAGATGGTCATATTGTCCGTGATGAGCAGGGGCAATATGGATTCTATAACGAAGAAGAATACTACGATTACGATGAGGGGGTAGATAAATATGTTTTCTAG
- the ftsX gene encoding permease-like cell division protein FtsX, translating into MFSRAKYTLKQSVSQIGRNKGMNITAVLAISAMMLILGLFFVAFVNVDLFANVIKQDYNIVEVFLNDNNTDAVNNDIGSKLKSTEGVDKVEFRSKADAIKIMKKRWGDNGYLLDSLADNPLPNSYLVYVKDKSVADKLSKSATSISGVEDIKYYQDTVEKLQRITNFIQTASIITMIFLIIVSVIIVANTIKLTVFARSKEISIMKYLGATDWFVRGPFLFEGIILGFVSATISTALMFVIYSRLIGVVGPDIMRMLSVPVVPTGYLIPNVMLIFIALGVGVGTCGSIISIRRFLDR; encoded by the coding sequence ATGTTTTCTAGAGCAAAGTACACTCTCAAGCAGTCGGTTTCGCAGATTGGTCGTAACAAGGGTATGAACATCACTGCCGTACTTGCTATTTCGGCGATGATGCTTATCCTCGGATTATTCTTCGTAGCATTTGTAAACGTTGACCTTTTCGCCAATGTTATCAAACAGGATTACAATATCGTTGAGGTCTTCTTAAACGATAACAATACAGATGCTGTAAATAATGATATCGGGAGCAAACTTAAGTCCACAGAAGGTGTGGACAAGGTTGAGTTCAGATCTAAGGCAGATGCGATAAAGATCATGAAGAAACGCTGGGGAGATAACGGTTATCTTCTCGATAGCCTTGCGGATAACCCGCTACCTAACTCATATCTCGTGTATGTTAAGGATAAGTCGGTAGCAGATAAGCTTTCCAAGAGTGCAACATCCATTTCTGGTGTTGAAGATATTAAGTACTATCAGGATACAGTCGAGAAGCTGCAGAGGATAACGAATTTCATTCAGACAGCGTCGATTATCACCATGATTTTCCTTATAATCGTATCGGTTATCATCGTTGCTAATACCATTAAGCTTACTGTATTTGCACGTTCTAAGGAGATAAGCATAATGAAATACCTTGGAGCGACGGACTGGTTCGTAAGAGGACCATTCTTGTTTGAGGGGATTATTCTCGGATTTGTGTCGGCGACGATTTCAACTGCTTTAATGTTTGTTATATATTCGAGACTCATCGGGGTAGTTGGACCTGATATCATGAGGATGTTATCAGTGCCGGTAGTTCCAACAGGATACCTGATTCCTAACGTAATGCTCATATTCATTGCGCTAGGAGTAGGAGTAGGTACCTGCGGCAGTATAATCTCGATAAGAAGGTTCTTAGATAGATAA
- a CDS encoding murein hydrolase activator EnvC family protein: MTRVNKTKCVVVSLLALTMVVSTFVTSVPSYATSATQKKKEAAAAGAKSAEFSAKVGEATKKVEELEANINNAQAEINATQAKLEAKKAAVSKQTEALNSRLRAMYKTGTAGFINVILSSGNVSELITNVSMVQRVLSSDKKLLSTLQKDYKEIEFLQDQQIKQEKILEKNKKEVEATREKYKGLADEYSKQQDQLNAEGDKLAAEAAAAQAAAEEKLRRQQAAQAQSQSSSSSSSSSSSSSSSSSSSSSSSSSSSSRPSAPTTSSGYQWPVSGGTITSPFGWRVHPIFKTKKYHDGVDVSGLPKGTPIRAIANGYVTKASYYGGYGNCVMISIGNGYTTLYGHMSGFAVSNGQYVTKGQVVGYIGSTGWSTGPHLHFSLIKNGTYINPMSLF; this comes from the coding sequence ATGACTAGGGTGAATAAAACAAAGTGTGTAGTGGTTTCACTGCTCGCCTTAACTATGGTTGTGTCGACATTTGTAACATCTGTGCCGTCATATGCAACTAGCGCTACTCAGAAGAAGAAGGAAGCGGCAGCTGCAGGAGCAAAGTCTGCGGAGTTTAGCGCTAAAGTTGGTGAAGCGACTAAGAAGGTTGAAGAACTAGAAGCTAATATTAATAATGCACAAGCGGAGATCAATGCGACACAGGCAAAGCTCGAGGCAAAGAAGGCTGCTGTAAGCAAGCAGACTGAAGCTCTAAATTCAAGGCTTAGAGCTATGTATAAGACGGGTACAGCGGGCTTTATCAATGTAATCTTGAGTTCAGGCAATGTTAGCGAACTGATAACAAACGTTAGTATGGTGCAGAGAGTGCTCTCTAGTGACAAGAAGCTTCTCAGCACACTACAGAAGGACTATAAAGAAATCGAGTTTCTTCAGGATCAGCAGATTAAACAGGAAAAGATTCTGGAGAAGAATAAAAAGGAAGTCGAAGCAACTCGTGAGAAGTACAAGGGGCTTGCGGATGAATATTCTAAGCAGCAGGACCAGCTAAACGCCGAGGGTGATAAGCTAGCAGCAGAGGCAGCAGCAGCTCAGGCAGCAGCAGAGGAAAAGCTTAGAAGGCAGCAGGCAGCGCAGGCTCAGAGTCAGTCTTCTTCGAGTAGCTCGAGTAGCTCGAGCAGTTCAAGTAGCTCAAGCTCAAGTTCGAGCAGCTCAAGTAGCTCAAGCTCAAGCCGTCCAAGTGCACCAACTACTTCAAGCGGATATCAGTGGCCAGTAAGCGGTGGAACTATAACTTCTCCTTTCGGATGGAGAGTTCATCCAATATTCAAGACAAAGAAGTATCACGATGGTGTAGATGTATCAGGTCTCCCAAAGGGTACACCTATCAGAGCTATCGCTAACGGTTACGTTACCAAGGCATCATACTATGGTGGTTACGGTAACTGCGTTATGATTTCAATCGGAAACGGATACACCACCCTATACGGACATATGAGTGGATTTGCGGTTTCTAATGGTCAGTATGTAACTAAAGGGCAAGTTGTTGGATATATTGGAAGTACGGGTTGGTCAACAGGTCCGCATCTTCATTTCAGTTTAATCAAGA